The Prevotella sp. E9-3 genome has a window encoding:
- the folE gene encoding GTP cyclohydrolase I FolE gives MPEKEQFREGLDELATHYKRVLELLGEDPSREGLKKTPMRVAKAMQVLTRGYEMDAHKVLTDALFKEDYSQMVIVKDIDFFSLCEHHMLPFYGKVHVAYIPNGYITGLSKIARVVDIFSHRLQVQERMTLQIKECIEQTLHPLGVMVVVEAKHMCMQMRGVEKQNSITTTSDFSGAFNQAKTRQEFMNLISLNKNI, from the coding sequence ATTCCAGAGAAAGAACAATTCAGAGAAGGCCTTGACGAATTGGCCACCCACTACAAGCGGGTTTTAGAGCTGCTGGGCGAAGACCCCAGCCGTGAAGGTTTGAAAAAGACTCCTATGCGTGTGGCCAAAGCCATGCAGGTACTGACACGCGGCTACGAGATGGATGCTCACAAAGTGCTTACCGACGCACTGTTCAAAGAGGACTACTCGCAGATGGTCATCGTAAAGGACATTGATTTCTTCTCACTATGCGAACACCACATGCTGCCTTTTTATGGCAAGGTGCATGTGGCCTACATCCCTAACGGCTACATCACAGGACTGAGCAAAATAGCCCGTGTAGTAGATATCTTCAGTCATCGCCTGCAGGTGCAGGAACGCATGACCTTACAAATTAAAGAGTGTATTGAACAGACCCTCCATCCCCTTGGCGTGATGGTGGTGGTCGAAGCCAAGCATATGTGCATGCAGATGCGCGGTGTGGAAAAGCAAAACAGCATTACCACCACCAGCGACTTCAGCGGCGCATTCAATCAGGCCAAGACCCGCCAGGAGTTCATGAACCTCATCTCACTCAACAAAAACATTTAA
- a CDS encoding SPOR domain-containing protein, with product MTKQFIITTLIGLCIGITAGAQTFTQRLQKTAKGEATVTVHHDEAIDKLVNGPQIVTQATSQKSSEKKATTVVATTPATTKQQDTNRPKTVDAQSSATAQHSAGDTHIADTTSTAQKSGHSYKTTGYRIQVYAGGNSRKDRQQAEQIGNQLRMLFPLEAVYVHFYSPRWICRMGNYRTYEEAHQSLQEVKKLGYSAATIVKGKITLQY from the coding sequence ATGACGAAACAATTCATCATAACAACGCTTATAGGTTTGTGCATCGGTATTACTGCTGGTGCACAGACCTTTACCCAGCGTCTGCAGAAAACGGCGAAGGGAGAGGCCACTGTGACAGTACATCACGACGAGGCTATCGACAAACTGGTAAACGGTCCGCAGATAGTCACTCAAGCTACATCACAGAAATCTTCTGAGAAGAAGGCAACAACCGTAGTCGCTACAACGCCTGCAACAACCAAGCAACAGGACACCAACCGCCCAAAAACTGTTGATGCCCAGAGCAGCGCCACTGCACAGCACAGTGCCGGCGACACGCATATTGCAGACACCACCTCGACCGCACAGAAAAGCGGTCACTCCTACAAAACCACCGGCTATCGCATACAGGTTTATGCCGGAGGTAACTCGCGCAAAGACCGCCAACAGGCAGAACAGATAGGCAATCAGCTGAGAATGCTGTTCCCCTTGGAAGCCGTCTATGTGCATTTCTACTCCCCACGCTGGATTTGTCGTATGGGCAATTACCGCACCTACGAAGAAGCCCACCAGTCACTACAGGAAGTGAAGAAACTTGGCTATTCGGCAGCTACCATCGTAAAAGGAAAGATAACGTTGCAATACTGA